A single window of Theropithecus gelada isolate Dixy chromosome 9, Tgel_1.0, whole genome shotgun sequence DNA harbors:
- the FXYD4 gene encoding FXYD domain-containing ion transport regulator 4: MERVTLALLLLAGLTALEANDPFANEDDPFYYDWKNLQLSGLICGGLLAIAGIVAVLSSKCKCKSSQKQHSPVLEKTIPLITPGSTTTC; encoded by the exons ATGGAGAGAGTGACCCTGGCCCTTCTCCTACTGGCAG GCCTGACTGCCTTGGAAGCCAATGACCCATTTG CCAATGAAGATGATCCCTTCTACTATG ACTGGAAAAACCTGCAGCTGAGCGGACTGATCTGCGGAGGGCTCCTGGCCATTGCTGGGATCGTGGCAGTTCTGA gtaGCAAATGCAAATGCAAGAGCAGCCAGAAGCAGCACAG TCCCGTACTTGAGAAAACTATCCCACTCATCACTCCAG GCTCTACCACTACCTGCTGA